One part of the Helicoverpa armigera isolate CAAS_96S chromosome 3, ASM3070526v1, whole genome shotgun sequence genome encodes these proteins:
- the Hpo gene encoding serine/threonine-protein kinase 3 isoform X6: MDSEGRLVFWKSGVWEGGAPTLNCNTCKKRRADRMSANDTQRPQGELKKLSEESLTRQPEEVFDIICKLGEGSYGSVYKALHKESGQVLAIKQVPVDTDLQEIIKEISIMQQCDSPYVVKYYGSYFKNTDLWIVMEYCGAGSVSDIMRLRKKTLSEDEIATILCDTLKGLEYLHRRRKIHRDIKAGNILLNTEGHAKLADFGVAGQLTDTMAKRNTVIGTPFWMAPEVIQEIGYDCVADIWSLGITALEMAEGKPPYGDIHPMRAIFMIPTKPPPSFREPDQWSPEFIDFVSQCLVKNPEERATAEYLLTHEFIASDAGNAKHPSILSTMIAEAREIRESQVFRNAQHHTNNAKTFSAGEGYEDATMKQRGDGTLVPSRDATADLAADLGTMVINEPDADLATMKRHDTDPMDTNRPKYRPLFLEHFEKKEVNHVAANGTLTRPRAAADTHDSVEGEAESEPNPALAFQRAFVEEGNFEFLGYLGERELEALVSRLDAEMEAEIEQLRARYTRKRQPILDAIHLKRKRQQNF, translated from the exons ATGGATAGTGAGGGTAGACTGGTGTTTTGGAAGAGCGGTGTATGGGAGGGGGGAGCCCCCACTCTAAACTGCAACACCTGTAAGAAACGACGCGCCGACAGAATGAGTGCCAACGACACGCAACGCCCCCAGGG CGAGCTAAAGAAGCTCTCGGAGGAGAGCTTGACGCGGCAGCCGGAGGAGGTGTTCGACATCATATGCAAGCTCGGAGAAGGCTCATATGGCAGCGTCTATAAG GCGTTACACAAAGAAAGCGGGCAGGTCCTGGCGATAAAGCAGGTGCCCGTGGACACAGACCTTCAGGAGATCATCAAGGAGATATCCATCATGCAGCAATGCGACAGCCCCTACGTCGTCAAGTATTACGGCAGTTACTTCAAGAACACAGACCTATGG ATCGTAATGGAATACTGCGGCGCTGGTTCCGTATCAGACATAATGAGGCTTCGTAAGAAGACGTTGTCGGAAGACGAGATAGCCACGATCCTGTGTGACACACTGAAGGGGCTGGAGTACTTGCACAGGCGGCGGAAGATACACAGGGACATCAAGGCTGGGAATATACTGCTGAATACGGAAGGACACGCGAAGTTAGCGGATTTCGGTGTAGCAGGACAGTTGACG GACACAATGGCGAAACGCAACACAGTAATAGGAACTCCGTTCTGGATGGCTCCCGAAGTGATCCAGGAGATCGGGTACGACTGCGTGGCGGATATCTGGTCTCTCGGCATCACGGCGCTGGAGATGGCAGAGGGCAAACCCCCGTATGGGGATATACACCCCATGCGAGCGATATTCATGATACCTACTAAACCTCCGCCTTCGTTTAG AGAGCCAGACCAATGGTCTCCGGAGTTCATAGACTTCGTGAGTCAGTGCTTAGTGAAGAACCCGGAGGAGCGAGCCACCGCCGAGTACCTGTTAACACATGAGTTTATAG CGTCTGACGCAGGCAACGCGAAGCACCCGAGCATCCTCAGCACGATGATAGCGGAGGCGCGGGAGATCAGGGAGAGTCAGGTCTTCAGGAACGCACAGCATCACACCAATAATGCTAAGACTTTTTCTGCG GGCGAGGGTTATGAAGACGCAACAATGAAGCAGCGAGGGGACGGTACTCTCGTACCTTCGAGAGACGCAACAGCTGACCTGGCTGCAGACCTCGGCACTATGGTCATCAACGAGCCTGATGCTGATCTCGCTACTATGAAGC GTCACGACACAGACCCGATGGACACGAACCGGCCGAAGTACCGGCCGCTGTTCCTGGAGCACTTCGAGAAGAAGGAGGTCAACCACGTCGCCGCCAACGGCACCCTCACGcggccccgcgccgccgccgacaCTCACGACAG tGTGGAAGGCGAAGCGGAATCGGAACCGAACCCCGCGCTAGCCTTCCAACGCGCCTTTGTAGAGGAGGGCAACTTCGAATTC CTGGGCTACCTGGGCGAGCGCGAGCTGGAGGCGCTGGTGTCGCGGCTGGACGCGGAGATGGAGGCGGAGATCGAGCAGCTCCGCGCGCGCTACACGCGCAAGCGCCAGCCCATCCTCGACGCCATACACCTCAAGCGCAAGCGCCAGCAGAACTTCTAG
- the Hpo gene encoding serine/threonine-protein kinase 4 isoform X8, with protein MTEMSSKSELKKLSEESLTRQPEEVFDIICKLGEGSYGSVYKALHKESGQVLAIKQVPVDTDLQEIIKEISIMQQCDSPYVVKYYGSYFKNTDLWVRQSEVTICLIVMEYCGAGSVSDIMRLRKKTLSEDEIATILCDTLKGLEYLHRRRKIHRDIKAGNILLNTEGHAKLADFGVAGQLTDTMAKRNTVIGTPFWMAPEVIQEIGYDCVADIWSLGITALEMAEGKPPYGDIHPMRAIFMIPTKPPPSFREPDQWSPEFIDFVSQCLVKNPEERATAEYLLTHEFIASDAGNAKHPSILSTMIAEAREIRESQVFRNAQHHTNNAKTFSAGEGYEDATMKQRGDGTLVPSRDATADLAADLGTMVINEPDADLATMKRHDTDPMDTNRPKYRPLFLEHFEKKEVNHVAANGTLTRPRAAADTHDSVEGEAESEPNPALAFQRAFVEEGNFEFVSQLHVVSLLPLLAERPGLPGRARAGGAGVAAGRGDGGGDRAAPRALHAQAPAHPRRHTPQAQAPAELLAHRAA; from the exons ATGACGGAAATGTCGTCGAAGAG CGAGCTAAAGAAGCTCTCGGAGGAGAGCTTGACGCGGCAGCCGGAGGAGGTGTTCGACATCATATGCAAGCTCGGAGAAGGCTCATATGGCAGCGTCTATAAG GCGTTACACAAAGAAAGCGGGCAGGTCCTGGCGATAAAGCAGGTGCCCGTGGACACAGACCTTCAGGAGATCATCAAGGAGATATCCATCATGCAGCAATGCGACAGCCCCTACGTCGTCAAGTATTACGGCAGTTACTTCAAGAACACAGACCTATGGGTGAGGCAATCAGAGGTCACAATTTGTTTA ATCGTAATGGAATACTGCGGCGCTGGTTCCGTATCAGACATAATGAGGCTTCGTAAGAAGACGTTGTCGGAAGACGAGATAGCCACGATCCTGTGTGACACACTGAAGGGGCTGGAGTACTTGCACAGGCGGCGGAAGATACACAGGGACATCAAGGCTGGGAATATACTGCTGAATACGGAAGGACACGCGAAGTTAGCGGATTTCGGTGTAGCAGGACAGTTGACG GACACAATGGCGAAACGCAACACAGTAATAGGAACTCCGTTCTGGATGGCTCCCGAAGTGATCCAGGAGATCGGGTACGACTGCGTGGCGGATATCTGGTCTCTCGGCATCACGGCGCTGGAGATGGCAGAGGGCAAACCCCCGTATGGGGATATACACCCCATGCGAGCGATATTCATGATACCTACTAAACCTCCGCCTTCGTTTAG AGAGCCAGACCAATGGTCTCCGGAGTTCATAGACTTCGTGAGTCAGTGCTTAGTGAAGAACCCGGAGGAGCGAGCCACCGCCGAGTACCTGTTAACACATGAGTTTATAG CGTCTGACGCAGGCAACGCGAAGCACCCGAGCATCCTCAGCACGATGATAGCGGAGGCGCGGGAGATCAGGGAGAGTCAGGTCTTCAGGAACGCACAGCATCACACCAATAATGCTAAGACTTTTTCTGCG GGCGAGGGTTATGAAGACGCAACAATGAAGCAGCGAGGGGACGGTACTCTCGTACCTTCGAGAGACGCAACAGCTGACCTGGCTGCAGACCTCGGCACTATGGTCATCAACGAGCCTGATGCTGATCTCGCTACTATGAAGC GTCACGACACAGACCCGATGGACACGAACCGGCCGAAGTACCGGCCGCTGTTCCTGGAGCACTTCGAGAAGAAGGAGGTCAACCACGTCGCCGCCAACGGCACCCTCACGcggccccgcgccgccgccgacaCTCACGACAG tGTGGAAGGCGAAGCGGAATCGGAACCGAACCCCGCGCTAGCCTTCCAACGCGCCTTTGTAGAGGAGGGCAACTTCGAATTCGTAAGTCAACTGCACGTCGTCTCTCTCCTGCCGCTCCTCGCCGAGCGAC CTGGGCTACCTGGGCGAGCGCGAGCTGGAGGCGCTGGTGTCGCGGCTGGACGCGGAGATGGAGGCGGAGATCGAGCAGCTCCGCGCGCGCTACACGCGCAAGCGCCAGCCCATCCTCGACGCCATACACCTCAAGCGCAAGCGCCAGCAGAACTTCTAGCGCACCGCGCCGCCTAA
- the Hpo gene encoding serine/threonine-protein kinase 3 isoform X5, which translates to MDSEGRLVFWKSGVWEGGAPTLNCNTCKKRRADRMSANDTQRPQGELKKLSEESLTRQPEEVFDIICKLGEGSYGSVYKALHKESGQVLAIKQVPVDTDLQEIIKEISIMQQCDSPYVVKYYGSYFKNTDLWVRQSEVTICLIVMEYCGAGSVSDIMRLRKKTLSEDEIATILCDTLKGLEYLHRRRKIHRDIKAGNILLNTEGHAKLADFGVAGQLTDTMAKRNTVIGTPFWMAPEVIQEIGYDCVADIWSLGITALEMAEGKPPYGDIHPMRAIFMIPTKPPPSFREPDQWSPEFIDFVSQCLVKNPEERATAEYLLTHEFIASDAGNAKHPSILSTMIAEAREIRESQVFRNAQHHTNNAKTFSAGEGYEDATMKQRGDGTLVPSRDATADLAADLGTMVINEPDADLATMKRHDTDPMDTNRPKYRPLFLEHFEKKEVNHVAANGTLTRPRAAADTHDSVEGEAESEPNPALAFQRAFVEEGNFEFLGYLGERELEALVSRLDAEMEAEIEQLRARYTRKRQPILDAIHLKRKRQQNF; encoded by the exons ATGGATAGTGAGGGTAGACTGGTGTTTTGGAAGAGCGGTGTATGGGAGGGGGGAGCCCCCACTCTAAACTGCAACACCTGTAAGAAACGACGCGCCGACAGAATGAGTGCCAACGACACGCAACGCCCCCAGGG CGAGCTAAAGAAGCTCTCGGAGGAGAGCTTGACGCGGCAGCCGGAGGAGGTGTTCGACATCATATGCAAGCTCGGAGAAGGCTCATATGGCAGCGTCTATAAG GCGTTACACAAAGAAAGCGGGCAGGTCCTGGCGATAAAGCAGGTGCCCGTGGACACAGACCTTCAGGAGATCATCAAGGAGATATCCATCATGCAGCAATGCGACAGCCCCTACGTCGTCAAGTATTACGGCAGTTACTTCAAGAACACAGACCTATGGGTGAGGCAATCAGAGGTCACAATTTGTTTA ATCGTAATGGAATACTGCGGCGCTGGTTCCGTATCAGACATAATGAGGCTTCGTAAGAAGACGTTGTCGGAAGACGAGATAGCCACGATCCTGTGTGACACACTGAAGGGGCTGGAGTACTTGCACAGGCGGCGGAAGATACACAGGGACATCAAGGCTGGGAATATACTGCTGAATACGGAAGGACACGCGAAGTTAGCGGATTTCGGTGTAGCAGGACAGTTGACG GACACAATGGCGAAACGCAACACAGTAATAGGAACTCCGTTCTGGATGGCTCCCGAAGTGATCCAGGAGATCGGGTACGACTGCGTGGCGGATATCTGGTCTCTCGGCATCACGGCGCTGGAGATGGCAGAGGGCAAACCCCCGTATGGGGATATACACCCCATGCGAGCGATATTCATGATACCTACTAAACCTCCGCCTTCGTTTAG AGAGCCAGACCAATGGTCTCCGGAGTTCATAGACTTCGTGAGTCAGTGCTTAGTGAAGAACCCGGAGGAGCGAGCCACCGCCGAGTACCTGTTAACACATGAGTTTATAG CGTCTGACGCAGGCAACGCGAAGCACCCGAGCATCCTCAGCACGATGATAGCGGAGGCGCGGGAGATCAGGGAGAGTCAGGTCTTCAGGAACGCACAGCATCACACCAATAATGCTAAGACTTTTTCTGCG GGCGAGGGTTATGAAGACGCAACAATGAAGCAGCGAGGGGACGGTACTCTCGTACCTTCGAGAGACGCAACAGCTGACCTGGCTGCAGACCTCGGCACTATGGTCATCAACGAGCCTGATGCTGATCTCGCTACTATGAAGC GTCACGACACAGACCCGATGGACACGAACCGGCCGAAGTACCGGCCGCTGTTCCTGGAGCACTTCGAGAAGAAGGAGGTCAACCACGTCGCCGCCAACGGCACCCTCACGcggccccgcgccgccgccgacaCTCACGACAG tGTGGAAGGCGAAGCGGAATCGGAACCGAACCCCGCGCTAGCCTTCCAACGCGCCTTTGTAGAGGAGGGCAACTTCGAATTC CTGGGCTACCTGGGCGAGCGCGAGCTGGAGGCGCTGGTGTCGCGGCTGGACGCGGAGATGGAGGCGGAGATCGAGCAGCTCCGCGCGCGCTACACGCGCAAGCGCCAGCCCATCCTCGACGCCATACACCTCAAGCGCAAGCGCCAGCAGAACTTCTAG
- the Hpo gene encoding serine/threonine-protein kinase 4 isoform X3 yields MDSEGRLVFWKSGVWEGGAPTLNCNTCKKRRADRMSANDTQRPQGELKKLSEESLTRQPEEVFDIICKLGEGSYGSVYKALHKESGQVLAIKQVPVDTDLQEIIKEISIMQQCDSPYVVKYYGSYFKNTDLWIVMEYCGAGSVSDIMRLRKKTLSEDEIATILCDTLKGLEYLHRRRKIHRDIKAGNILLNTEGHAKLADFGVAGQLTDTMAKRNTVIGTPFWMAPEVIQEIGYDCVADIWSLGITALEMAEGKPPYGDIHPMRAIFMIPTKPPPSFREPDQWSPEFIDFVSQCLVKNPEERATAEYLLTHEFIASDAGNAKHPSILSTMIAEAREIRESQVFRNAQHHTNNAKTFSAGEGYEDATMKQRGDGTLVPSRDATADLAADLGTMVINEPDADLATMKRHDTDPMDTNRPKYRPLFLEHFEKKEVNHVAANGTLTRPRAAADTHDSVEGEAESEPNPALAFQRAFVEEGNFEFVSQLHVVSLLPLLAERPGLPGRARAGGAGVAAGRGDGGGDRAAPRALHAQAPAHPRRHTPQAQAPAELLAHRAA; encoded by the exons ATGGATAGTGAGGGTAGACTGGTGTTTTGGAAGAGCGGTGTATGGGAGGGGGGAGCCCCCACTCTAAACTGCAACACCTGTAAGAAACGACGCGCCGACAGAATGAGTGCCAACGACACGCAACGCCCCCAGGG CGAGCTAAAGAAGCTCTCGGAGGAGAGCTTGACGCGGCAGCCGGAGGAGGTGTTCGACATCATATGCAAGCTCGGAGAAGGCTCATATGGCAGCGTCTATAAG GCGTTACACAAAGAAAGCGGGCAGGTCCTGGCGATAAAGCAGGTGCCCGTGGACACAGACCTTCAGGAGATCATCAAGGAGATATCCATCATGCAGCAATGCGACAGCCCCTACGTCGTCAAGTATTACGGCAGTTACTTCAAGAACACAGACCTATGG ATCGTAATGGAATACTGCGGCGCTGGTTCCGTATCAGACATAATGAGGCTTCGTAAGAAGACGTTGTCGGAAGACGAGATAGCCACGATCCTGTGTGACACACTGAAGGGGCTGGAGTACTTGCACAGGCGGCGGAAGATACACAGGGACATCAAGGCTGGGAATATACTGCTGAATACGGAAGGACACGCGAAGTTAGCGGATTTCGGTGTAGCAGGACAGTTGACG GACACAATGGCGAAACGCAACACAGTAATAGGAACTCCGTTCTGGATGGCTCCCGAAGTGATCCAGGAGATCGGGTACGACTGCGTGGCGGATATCTGGTCTCTCGGCATCACGGCGCTGGAGATGGCAGAGGGCAAACCCCCGTATGGGGATATACACCCCATGCGAGCGATATTCATGATACCTACTAAACCTCCGCCTTCGTTTAG AGAGCCAGACCAATGGTCTCCGGAGTTCATAGACTTCGTGAGTCAGTGCTTAGTGAAGAACCCGGAGGAGCGAGCCACCGCCGAGTACCTGTTAACACATGAGTTTATAG CGTCTGACGCAGGCAACGCGAAGCACCCGAGCATCCTCAGCACGATGATAGCGGAGGCGCGGGAGATCAGGGAGAGTCAGGTCTTCAGGAACGCACAGCATCACACCAATAATGCTAAGACTTTTTCTGCG GGCGAGGGTTATGAAGACGCAACAATGAAGCAGCGAGGGGACGGTACTCTCGTACCTTCGAGAGACGCAACAGCTGACCTGGCTGCAGACCTCGGCACTATGGTCATCAACGAGCCTGATGCTGATCTCGCTACTATGAAGC GTCACGACACAGACCCGATGGACACGAACCGGCCGAAGTACCGGCCGCTGTTCCTGGAGCACTTCGAGAAGAAGGAGGTCAACCACGTCGCCGCCAACGGCACCCTCACGcggccccgcgccgccgccgacaCTCACGACAG tGTGGAAGGCGAAGCGGAATCGGAACCGAACCCCGCGCTAGCCTTCCAACGCGCCTTTGTAGAGGAGGGCAACTTCGAATTCGTAAGTCAACTGCACGTCGTCTCTCTCCTGCCGCTCCTCGCCGAGCGAC CTGGGCTACCTGGGCGAGCGCGAGCTGGAGGCGCTGGTGTCGCGGCTGGACGCGGAGATGGAGGCGGAGATCGAGCAGCTCCGCGCGCGCTACACGCGCAAGCGCCAGCCCATCCTCGACGCCATACACCTCAAGCGCAAGCGCCAGCAGAACTTCTAGCGCACCGCGCCGCCTAA
- the Hpo gene encoding serine/threonine-protein kinase 4 isoform X1, producing MDSEGRLVFWKSGVWEGGAPTLNCNTCKKRRADRMSANDTQRPQGELKKLSEESLTRQPEEVFDIICKLGEGSYGSVYKALHKESGQVLAIKQVPVDTDLQEIIKEISIMQQCDSPYVVKYYGSYFKNTDLWVRQSEVTICLIVMEYCGAGSVSDIMRLRKKTLSEDEIATILCDTLKGLEYLHRRRKIHRDIKAGNILLNTEGHAKLADFGVAGQLTDTMAKRNTVIGTPFWMAPEVIQEIGYDCVADIWSLGITALEMAEGKPPYGDIHPMRAIFMIPTKPPPSFREPDQWSPEFIDFVSQCLVKNPEERATAEYLLTHEFIASDAGNAKHPSILSTMIAEAREIRESQVFRNAQHHTNNAKTFSAGEGYEDATMKQRGDGTLVPSRDATADLAADLGTMVINEPDADLATMKRHDTDPMDTNRPKYRPLFLEHFEKKEVNHVAANGTLTRPRAAADTHDSVEGEAESEPNPALAFQRAFVEEGNFEFVSQLHVVSLLPLLAERPGLPGRARAGGAGVAAGRGDGGGDRAAPRALHAQAPAHPRRHTPQAQAPAELLAHRAA from the exons ATGGATAGTGAGGGTAGACTGGTGTTTTGGAAGAGCGGTGTATGGGAGGGGGGAGCCCCCACTCTAAACTGCAACACCTGTAAGAAACGACGCGCCGACAGAATGAGTGCCAACGACACGCAACGCCCCCAGGG CGAGCTAAAGAAGCTCTCGGAGGAGAGCTTGACGCGGCAGCCGGAGGAGGTGTTCGACATCATATGCAAGCTCGGAGAAGGCTCATATGGCAGCGTCTATAAG GCGTTACACAAAGAAAGCGGGCAGGTCCTGGCGATAAAGCAGGTGCCCGTGGACACAGACCTTCAGGAGATCATCAAGGAGATATCCATCATGCAGCAATGCGACAGCCCCTACGTCGTCAAGTATTACGGCAGTTACTTCAAGAACACAGACCTATGGGTGAGGCAATCAGAGGTCACAATTTGTTTA ATCGTAATGGAATACTGCGGCGCTGGTTCCGTATCAGACATAATGAGGCTTCGTAAGAAGACGTTGTCGGAAGACGAGATAGCCACGATCCTGTGTGACACACTGAAGGGGCTGGAGTACTTGCACAGGCGGCGGAAGATACACAGGGACATCAAGGCTGGGAATATACTGCTGAATACGGAAGGACACGCGAAGTTAGCGGATTTCGGTGTAGCAGGACAGTTGACG GACACAATGGCGAAACGCAACACAGTAATAGGAACTCCGTTCTGGATGGCTCCCGAAGTGATCCAGGAGATCGGGTACGACTGCGTGGCGGATATCTGGTCTCTCGGCATCACGGCGCTGGAGATGGCAGAGGGCAAACCCCCGTATGGGGATATACACCCCATGCGAGCGATATTCATGATACCTACTAAACCTCCGCCTTCGTTTAG AGAGCCAGACCAATGGTCTCCGGAGTTCATAGACTTCGTGAGTCAGTGCTTAGTGAAGAACCCGGAGGAGCGAGCCACCGCCGAGTACCTGTTAACACATGAGTTTATAG CGTCTGACGCAGGCAACGCGAAGCACCCGAGCATCCTCAGCACGATGATAGCGGAGGCGCGGGAGATCAGGGAGAGTCAGGTCTTCAGGAACGCACAGCATCACACCAATAATGCTAAGACTTTTTCTGCG GGCGAGGGTTATGAAGACGCAACAATGAAGCAGCGAGGGGACGGTACTCTCGTACCTTCGAGAGACGCAACAGCTGACCTGGCTGCAGACCTCGGCACTATGGTCATCAACGAGCCTGATGCTGATCTCGCTACTATGAAGC GTCACGACACAGACCCGATGGACACGAACCGGCCGAAGTACCGGCCGCTGTTCCTGGAGCACTTCGAGAAGAAGGAGGTCAACCACGTCGCCGCCAACGGCACCCTCACGcggccccgcgccgccgccgacaCTCACGACAG tGTGGAAGGCGAAGCGGAATCGGAACCGAACCCCGCGCTAGCCTTCCAACGCGCCTTTGTAGAGGAGGGCAACTTCGAATTCGTAAGTCAACTGCACGTCGTCTCTCTCCTGCCGCTCCTCGCCGAGCGAC CTGGGCTACCTGGGCGAGCGCGAGCTGGAGGCGCTGGTGTCGCGGCTGGACGCGGAGATGGAGGCGGAGATCGAGCAGCTCCGCGCGCGCTACACGCGCAAGCGCCAGCCCATCCTCGACGCCATACACCTCAAGCGCAAGCGCCAGCAGAACTTCTAGCGCACCGCGCCGCCTAA
- the Hpo gene encoding serine/threonine-protein kinase 4 isoform X4, with amino-acid sequence MDSEGRLVFWKSGVWEGGAPTLNCNTCKKRRADRMSANDTQRPQGELKKLSEESLTRQPEEVFDIICKLGEGSYGSVYKALHKESGQVLAIKQVPVDTDLQEIIKEISIMQQCDSPYVVKYYGSYFKNTDLWIVMEYCGAGSVSDIMRLRKKTLSEDEIATILCDTLKGLEYLHRRRKIHRDIKAGNILLNTEGHAKLADFGVAGQLTDTMAKRNTVIGTPFWMAPEVIQEIGYDCVADIWSLGITALEMAEGKPPYGDIHPMRAIFMIPTKPPPSFREPDQWSPEFIDFVSQCLVKNPEERATAEYLLTHEFIGNAKHPSILSTMIAEAREIRESQVFRNAQHHTNNAKTFSAGEGYEDATMKQRGDGTLVPSRDATADLAADLGTMVINEPDADLATMKRHDTDPMDTNRPKYRPLFLEHFEKKEVNHVAANGTLTRPRAAADTHDSVEGEAESEPNPALAFQRAFVEEGNFEFVSQLHVVSLLPLLAERPGLPGRARAGGAGVAAGRGDGGGDRAAPRALHAQAPAHPRRHTPQAQAPAELLAHRAA; translated from the exons ATGGATAGTGAGGGTAGACTGGTGTTTTGGAAGAGCGGTGTATGGGAGGGGGGAGCCCCCACTCTAAACTGCAACACCTGTAAGAAACGACGCGCCGACAGAATGAGTGCCAACGACACGCAACGCCCCCAGGG CGAGCTAAAGAAGCTCTCGGAGGAGAGCTTGACGCGGCAGCCGGAGGAGGTGTTCGACATCATATGCAAGCTCGGAGAAGGCTCATATGGCAGCGTCTATAAG GCGTTACACAAAGAAAGCGGGCAGGTCCTGGCGATAAAGCAGGTGCCCGTGGACACAGACCTTCAGGAGATCATCAAGGAGATATCCATCATGCAGCAATGCGACAGCCCCTACGTCGTCAAGTATTACGGCAGTTACTTCAAGAACACAGACCTATGG ATCGTAATGGAATACTGCGGCGCTGGTTCCGTATCAGACATAATGAGGCTTCGTAAGAAGACGTTGTCGGAAGACGAGATAGCCACGATCCTGTGTGACACACTGAAGGGGCTGGAGTACTTGCACAGGCGGCGGAAGATACACAGGGACATCAAGGCTGGGAATATACTGCTGAATACGGAAGGACACGCGAAGTTAGCGGATTTCGGTGTAGCAGGACAGTTGACG GACACAATGGCGAAACGCAACACAGTAATAGGAACTCCGTTCTGGATGGCTCCCGAAGTGATCCAGGAGATCGGGTACGACTGCGTGGCGGATATCTGGTCTCTCGGCATCACGGCGCTGGAGATGGCAGAGGGCAAACCCCCGTATGGGGATATACACCCCATGCGAGCGATATTCATGATACCTACTAAACCTCCGCCTTCGTTTAG AGAGCCAGACCAATGGTCTCCGGAGTTCATAGACTTCGTGAGTCAGTGCTTAGTGAAGAACCCGGAGGAGCGAGCCACCGCCGAGTACCTGTTAACACATGAGTTTATAG GCAACGCGAAGCACCCGAGCATCCTCAGCACGATGATAGCGGAGGCGCGGGAGATCAGGGAGAGTCAGGTCTTCAGGAACGCACAGCATCACACCAATAATGCTAAGACTTTTTCTGCG GGCGAGGGTTATGAAGACGCAACAATGAAGCAGCGAGGGGACGGTACTCTCGTACCTTCGAGAGACGCAACAGCTGACCTGGCTGCAGACCTCGGCACTATGGTCATCAACGAGCCTGATGCTGATCTCGCTACTATGAAGC GTCACGACACAGACCCGATGGACACGAACCGGCCGAAGTACCGGCCGCTGTTCCTGGAGCACTTCGAGAAGAAGGAGGTCAACCACGTCGCCGCCAACGGCACCCTCACGcggccccgcgccgccgccgacaCTCACGACAG tGTGGAAGGCGAAGCGGAATCGGAACCGAACCCCGCGCTAGCCTTCCAACGCGCCTTTGTAGAGGAGGGCAACTTCGAATTCGTAAGTCAACTGCACGTCGTCTCTCTCCTGCCGCTCCTCGCCGAGCGAC CTGGGCTACCTGGGCGAGCGCGAGCTGGAGGCGCTGGTGTCGCGGCTGGACGCGGAGATGGAGGCGGAGATCGAGCAGCTCCGCGCGCGCTACACGCGCAAGCGCCAGCCCATCCTCGACGCCATACACCTCAAGCGCAAGCGCCAGCAGAACTTCTAGCGCACCGCGCCGCCTAA